The sequence below is a genomic window from Chryseobacterium foetidum.
CGAAATTTTCTATTCGCCCGAGTTTTGGAGATTTTAGGGAATGCTTCAAAATTTTAACCGACGGTTCCAAGTCTTGAATTTTTGGTTCTTTTGTTTGACGTCGCCGAATCTTCGATTTCAAGACAAAAGAACAGAGCAGTAAAATAAATATGCTCTAAATTTAAAAATCTACATTTTTTGTCAATATCCATAAATATTATATTTTTAAAAAAAAGTTTTACATGTTTCCAACCTCAGTCCAATTTTCTGCATCTTTTAAGGTATAAAGCCACACTATGGAAAATCAATTACTGATAGAATGCCAGCGGAACGACCGCAATGCCCAGCGGAAGATTTACGAGAAAATGGCGGGCAAACTTTATTCAGTCTGCAAACGTTACCTGAAAAACGACGAAGATATTGAGGAAGTTTTGGCCGATACTTTCTATAAGATCTTCACAAAACTCAACCAACTTCATAATCCTGAAATTTTTGAAGCATGGGCAAAAAAAATTGCTGTAAATGAATGCCTTCAGAAGCTGAGAAGTATGAAGGCGCTTCATATTTCTTTAGAAGATGATTTTGTAGAATCTAAAGATGCCCCCACCGACAGTATTTCGTTTGAAAAAGACATTTTGAAGCTGCTCAATTTTCTACCAGAAGGTTGCAGAGCGATTTTCAATCTGTTTGCGATTGAAGGTTATCCTCACAAGGAAATTGCTACCATGCTTTCCATCACTGAGGGAACATCAAAATCCCAGCTCAATTTTGCGAGAAAAAAACTGCAGGAACTTCTGGTTAATCACAACATTTAAAACTTTTACAATGGAAAACAATCACGATATAGATAAAAAATTCAACGAGGCTTCTCAATCTCTGGAAGAACCTGCGACTTTTAATGGTTTTGATAAAGTCTGGGCTAAAGTTGAAGAAAAATTAGATCAAAAAGAAAACAAAAAGCGAATTGTCCCAATCATGTTTCCATACGGAATTGCGGCGAGTTTGATTATTGGTCTGGGAGCTTTTTATTTTATTGAAAAAAATGAAAAATCTCAAATTGAGAGACCTGCAATCGCTACAAATACTGTTGTACCTGAAGTTAAATCAAATGTACAGACCACCGACAGTCTGATAAAATCTAATATAGAAAAAGAATTGAGTTCGCAGAAAGAAATTCAGAAACCTGAAGTTGTAGCGTACGAAAATGCCTTACCAGCACAAATTCCTGTTCTCAGCCCTCCTGAATTACCGCGTCACAGTTCTGATCTTGCATATGAAAAGATTGCTGAGGCACCCGTAATTGCTAATGTTATCACGGAAAATGATGTAAGAGAAGTTCTTGTAACAGGAGCATTAGGACTAAAGAAAAGACAGGATGTGATTGTCAGTTCCAATGCGATTGTTGATGATTCTTACATCAATAAAAGTAATAATTCCAATACTTACAGCACATTATCGAGCAAAGCAACCGGAATTGCGATCAATTCCTCAGGTAAACGAAAAAAGAGCAAAAATGATTCAAATTACACATTACAGCCTCAAGTCAACCAAATTGCAGGGAATGAAAAAGGCTATTTCGACAAGACGCCTTACAACAACAATGTAATAAATTCCCTTCGTGGAAGCGTTGGTGGCTTAGAAATTAATTCAGGATTCAATCAAAATATTACCATTCGTGGAGCAGGAACTTTATCAGGAGGAAATCAGCCAATATATGTTGTAAATGGTGCAGTACAAACGGGAAATGTTTTAAATAAAATCAATCCAAAAAGTATTGAAAGCATTCAGGTGTTAAAAGACGCTTCTGCAACAGCTCTGTACGGAAGCCGTGCCGCAAATGGAGTAGTTGTTGTGACCACCAAAAAACTTTCAAGAAAAGAGAAAAAAGCGTTTAAAAAACTGCAGAAAGTTCAGGACAGCATCAACCGTGCAAGACAGATTCAGCAACAGAATTCTGAAGAATATGATGCTTTTGTTGAAAACCCTTTTGAACTGACGAAAAATCAGTCCGTTTCTACATTTTCGGTTGATGTGGATAAGGCGGCGTATTCCAACATCCGACGAATGATTAACAATGGCGAATATGTTAATAAAAACGCTGTGAGAATAGAAGAAATGATTAATTATTTTAAATACAGTTATCCACAACCAAAAAACAATCAGCCATTTTCAATCAACACGGAGTACAACGATTCACCTTGGAATTCTCAGCATAAATTATTGAAAATAGGACTTCAAGGCAAAGATTTACCGATGGAAAAACTGCCGAATTCAAATTTTGTTTTTTTAATTGACGTTTCGGGATCGATGAATGCTGCGAACAAATTGCCTTTATTGAAATCGTCTTTCAAAGTCCTTCTGGATCAGTTAAGACCGACGGATAAAGTCGGAATTGTAGTCTACGCAGGAAGCGCAGGAATGGTTTTACCACCTACTTCAGCCAATGAAAAAAATAAAATCATCGAAGCTTTGGATCAGCTCGAAGCTGGCGGAAGTACAGCAGGCGGTGCAGGAATTGAGTTAGCTTACAAACTCGCTCAGGAAAATTTCATTAAAGGTGGAAACAATCGTGTGATCATCGCAACCGACGGAGATTTCAACGTGGGAACTTCTTCTACAGGCGACCTGCAGACTTTGATTGAAGATAAAAGAAAATCGGGCGTTTTTCTGACCTGTTTAGGTTTCGGAATGGGTAATTTTAAAGACAACCGCATGGAAACTTTAGCCAACAAAGGCAACGGAAACTATGCTTACATTGATAATCTTCAGGAAGCCAATAAGTTTTTAGGAAAAGAGTTTGCCGGAAATATGTACGCCATTGCAAAAGATGTAAAAATTCAGATTGAATTCAATCCGAAATATGTGAAATCTTATCGTTTGATCGGTTACGAAAACCGAAAACTGAAGAATGAAGATTTTACCAACGATAAAATTGATGCAGGAGAACTGGGAAGCGGTCATACCGTAACGGCTCTATACGAAGTTATTCCAATTGATGTGAAATCTGAGTTTTTACCGAAAGAATCTGATTTAAAATACACCAAAAACACAAATGATGGAAATTTCAGTGATGAACTGGCGACCGTAAAATTTAGATACAAAAAACCTGATGGTGATACAAGTTCGGAGATCGTTCAGGTCGTGAAAAATTCTAATGAAAGCTTTTCATCGGCGAGTGAGGATTTTAAATTTGCTTCTGCTGTCGCGTGGTTTGGTTTGGTTTTGAGAAATTCAGATTTAATTAAAAATAAAGATTTGAAGGAGGTTGAAAAACTGGCAAAGAAGGGCAGTGGAAACGATGATGAAGGTTACAGAGCAGAGTTTGTAAGATTGGTTGAGGCTTACAGAAATTTAAACAGATAAGTGAAACTTAAAACAGAAATTTCTTCGGAGATTTCTGTTTTTTTCTCTATTTTTAGACATATTATTGATGATGAAAAAAATCTACCTGTTTCTTCCTTTTTTAGCGACTCAGTTTTTGTTTGCTCAGAGTTCGCAGCAGTATTATTCCGGAATATTTTTAGCTAAAGACAAAAAACCCAAAGCTTTTCTCAAAGTTTTCAATAAAAACACGGGTGTTTACGAGGAAACTGATGAAGAAGGTTTTGCCATTATTCAGGCGCAGAAGTACGATACTCTTGTCTGGAACAATGGTAAAAACACGCAGGTTGTTTACGGGGTTCAGGAACTGAAATATATTCTGGAAAACCGTGTTCCCCTAAAATCAGTTGAAGCATTAAAATCGAAAGATTACGACAGTCTGATTACAAAACCCAAATCAGATGAATACAGTATTTCCAAGCCGGATTATTATCTTTCAAAAAACTTAGATTCTTATTTCGACAAAATCAGAAAGCTGAAGCAGAAAAACGGCGATACTATAAAAATAAAGAAGCAAGAGCAGAATAAACTCATCATCAACGGGAGTTTCAATACATCATTTGAGGTTAGAAACCGAAATTCAATTCCGCAAACCCAAAACCGATATGTGCAGGGAAGATCTCAGAGCGGAAATTTGATCTGGCGCGGTCCGGAGACCAATGAAATATTCAGTTATGGTCCAGATATTTCAACCTTAGCCTACAATTTTCAGCCTTATGATTACGATGTAAACGGTCAGTTGATTCCTGTTTCAGGAGGAGTGAATGCTGCGAGACCGTATGATAATTCTTTGTTTTCTACGACTGTAGGTTTTCACAATCAGCTGCAGATCAATACATTTATAAAAGGAGATGGTTACAACGAAAAAGTTCGTCTTTCAATGGATTTAGGTCAGCATAAAAACCAAACCTACTTCATCAGTCAGTACGACATCAACAATACTTTTAAGGCTAAACTCAATGCGTATGTTTTGAAATTTAAAATTCAGGCACTGTTTGATTTGGATGAAACTAAAGCGACAAATACCAATCGTGCGGCACTTTTCAACCGTGCTTATCAGGAATCTCTGCTCACGCCGGTTTCGTTTTCAAATCAGCAGGGAGGTTTTCTTACCAATGGTCAGAAAAGAAGTTACAGTCAGTTGGGCGATAACCCAGAATTTCTTTTTGCACAGAACAACAGGTATAATTTTCTTTCCAATCAAAAGAAATACAGCTTTAATATTTCAAGAAAATTTGATGATTTTAATTTCAGCGTCAGTCAAACGTACGAAAATGACAAATTCAGTAATTCAGATATTTATAAACCCACTACCAACGGCTTTTTAGGTGGGTTGATCAATGAAAGACTTCAGAATAACGATCTTTACAATGCCAATGTCTCTGCCAATTACTCTTTTGGCGACTATGATTTCAGAAGTACATTCAATCTTAATTTTATTTTAAATGAAAGAAAATCTGATGTTTTTCACAGTTCGCAGAACCAAAAATATTTGTATCAAAGAAGTTCACAGGATTATATTTTTAATTATGATCTGAAATTTGATGACGGTGATTTTGAATTTGGTGCTAATATTGGAAACTCATTTTACGTCTCAAACACTTCTCTGAATAATAAATTCTGGCTTCCCAAAGCCAATGGATTCGTTCAGTTCAACGATATTTTCGACTGGAGAGGCACACGCCTGAAACTTTTTGGAGCATATACACATCAGAGTTCAGAACCTGATATTACCAATTCGTTTTCGTCATATTCGACCACGCAGTTTCTCGCTCAAAACGCAAGTCAGTATTTTCCAATACGTGAGGTTGAAAGTTTTAAAAATTTCTCAACCGTCGATATTGCAGAAACCAAGGCAGGATTTAACTTTAATATTTACAGCCGATTTAATTTTGGCGGTGAATACTTTTCAAGAAAGATTATAAATGATATTTTTCCGGTGTTCGAAAATAACAGATTGTTGCTGAAGAATCTCGCAGATCATACGTACAGCGGCGTTGAACTGAATGCTTCCTATGAGAATTTCAGGATCGCAGAAGATTTTACAATGACGAACCGTGCTTCATTTTATAAATATCGGGATGTCGTTGATAAAGTTGCTTCAGGATACAATAATCTTGCTGTTGCAGGTTTTCAGGATGTTTATAAAACGTTAACTGAAGGCGAGATTTTAGGTGCAGTAGTCGGAAATTATTATGAAACGAATGCTGCCGGCCAAACCCTTATCGATGATTTTGGATTTCCGGTAGCATCAAACACAAAAAAAATAATTGCAGATCCTACACCGGATTTTGTGATGAAATTTACGCACACTTTCAACTATAAAATGTTCACGCTCGATATCAACTGGGAATGGAAAAAAGGCGGACAACTCTGGAACGGAACCCAAGCTGTACTCGATTATTACGGACGTTCCAAAACCTCTGGCGATGACAGAAATCTGAAAAATTATGTCTTTTCAGGTGTTAATTTAAACGGAACCGTCAATCAGATTCCGGTTGATTTTTACGACCCAAACCTGACTGTTTTTGAAAACCGCTGGACGAGATATGGCTACACAGGAGTTGCAGAAAACTATGTGCAAAATGCAGATTATGTAAGAATCAACTCAGTTTCTCTAGGAGCAAAGTTCGATGTCGGAAGTTTCAGAAGAAGTCTTGGAGTTTCTTTGTTTGTGAACAATATCATGCTTTGGCAGGCGAATTCAGGTGCAGATCCGAGTCAGAATTTTTATGATCTGGATAGCGGTCGTGGCTTGGATTTCTTCAATCTTCCGTCTTACAAAAGTTTTGGATGCATGGTTTCATTTCAATTTTAAATTATGAAAAAAAGATTTACCCAATATATTTCGCTTCTGATTTTAGTTTTGATCAGCTTAAATCTCAACGCACAGCAGAAATTCAGCGATTTCAAAAAAGAAAAAACGTACATCCAGACCAATCACGTTTTTTACAAACCAGATGAGGAAATGTACTTTAAAATTTATGTCGTTCAGGCAGAAAATCAGCTTCCTGCAGATCAGTCTAAGGTGGTGAATTTTGAAATGACAGATCCCAGCGGAACCGTCGTTAAAAAAGATAAGTACGAGATTAAAAACGGTCACGCAGAAGGATATTTCTATTTTGGAAATGAAATGAAAGGCGGAATTTACAAACTGAGAGCCTTTACCAACTGGATGCAGAATGAAAACGGAAAAAATGTATTTGAGAAAGAAATTACACTCCAGAAAATTGTTTCGCCAAGAATTTTAATGAAACTTGATTTTCCAAAAAAAGGCTACGGTGCAGGCGATGAGGTTCTGGCTGATTTCTCAATGCGAAGTCTGAGCAATCTTCCAATTCCTTTTTATGAAGCCAGTTTTACGGTAACGCATCAAGGTGAAAAAATTAATGAAGGCACTTTGATTACCGATAAAGAAGGGAAATATCTATTGAAATTTAAGCTTCCGGGTGTTTTAAAATCTTCTGATGCTTTGTTGAATATTAAAGTAGACTTTGATGGTTTTACAGAATCTATTTCAAGAAATATTCCTATTGTTCTGAATAATCTTGATCTGAAATTTATGCCTGAAGGCGGAACTTTTATCAACGGAATCGAGCAGAATATTGCCTTTAAAGTTTTGGATGAGTTTGAAAAACCTGTGGATGCCGTTTTGGGAATTTACAATCAGGATCATCAGAAAATATTGGAAGTTTCAGCCTATAATTTTGGGATGGGAAGCTTTAATTTAAATCCAAAAAATGACGAAACATATTATGCAAAGGTTTTAAAACCGGAAAATATCAGTCAAATTTATCCTTTACCAACAGCGAAAAATGATGGAATTGTTTTAAATCTTAAAAAAGAAAATCAGATCATCAGTTTAAATATCATTTCAACGTCAGAAAGAAACGTTTTAATCTCAGGAAACTTCCGTGAAAAGGAGATTTATTCTAAAAATTTAAGTTTAAAAAAAGGTTTAAATCAAGTTGAAATTTCAGAAAAAGAACTTCCGATCGGGATCTGCAGATTTACGGTTTCAGAAAATAAAATTCCGTTGGCTGAAAGAATTGTTTTTGCCAATGAAAACAAGCAGATGAAGGTGAAAGTTACACCTGTAAAGAAAAACTATTTGCCGAGGGAAAAAGCTGTTGTCAATATTGAAACGACCGACGAAAATAACCAACCCATTCCTGCAAACCTTGCTGTAAGCGTTGTTGACGATAAATTATGGACGTATGCTGATGATAAGCAAAATCACATCCAGTCATGGCTTTTGATGGATTCTGAATTGAAAGGTAAAATTGAAAGACCGCAGTTTTATTTTGATAAAAACGAAGAGAAAGCAACGAAAAGTTTAGATTTGATAATGCTGACGAACGGTTACCGGTATTTTGAAATCATTCCCGAAGTCGAAAAGTCAGGCAAATACAAATATCTTCCGGAAAAGAAAAATCCGATCTACGGAATTGTCGAAGACGAAAATAAAAAGCCTGTTGCCGCTGAAGTTTATCTGTTCAACGGAAAATCTCTGAAAAAACAAATCACCTCAGACAATGGATTGTTTTACTTCTCAGACCTTAATGCCGGTGAGGGAAACAGAGTGATTGCAAAAGCTTTGAAACAAAAAAAAGAAGTCAAAATAAGATTTTTATCCTACAAACTTCAACTCAATCCTTTAGAAAAACAAATTCTGAAAAATATTGACGTTGAGGAGATTATCAAAGAAGCTGAGATTAAAGAAAAGCCGAAAACCAATGCCCAGAGCGTTGAAAGTTTAAACAAAAATAAAGCGTATGTAAATTCAAGAGCAGATACAATCAGTAAAGAAACCAGAATTGAAGAAGTAGTTTATGTGGGAGCAATTTCCAGAAAAACAGAACAAACGTCGGCAGTTCAAACTGTCTGGTCAGACGAAATAAATTCTTCAAACACAATTTCTGCAGTCTCGGGAAGAGTATCTGGCATCCGAATTAGTGAATCTGCAACTCCGGGAATTTCTACTCAATCTATTGTTATTCGTGGAGCTGCAACAATTGGAAGTCAAAATGAACCTCTTTATATTATTGATGGTGTGGTTTCGAATTCTGCAGAATTAAAAGCTTTGAACCCAAAAAATATCAGCGATATTTCTATATTAAAAGATGCTGCAGCGACTTCTGTGTATGGAAGCAGCGGAATGTCTGGAGTGGTGATTATCAACTCAAAAAAATACCAGAATGCGCTTTTGAAGTTTGATATCACGCCAAAATCTCAGTATGCTCTCAAAAATGTGCCGCGAGACAGCCTGACAAATTACGCCTACAGCCGTAATTTTGCCTATCCTGAATACAAAACCACCAACACAGCCTACCGCCACGATTACCGTGAAGCTTTATACTGGAATCCCATCGTAGAAACCGACAAAAACGGGAAAGCTCAGATAGAATTTTATCAGTCTGATGCCAATTCTGCTTTCAGAATTATGACCGAAGGAATATCTGCAAAAGGCTTGATTGGAAGAGATGAAACCACGTATTCAGCTCAAAGTTTAATTTCTATTGATGCCAAAATTCCACAATATCTGACGCGGACAGATCAAATGACCATTCCGGTTGTGATTAAAAATAATTCGTCTGAAACGAGAACTTTAACGATGAACGTCATTGTTCAGAATCATATCAATGTGATGAGAACAGACAGTTTGATCACATTAAAACCTTTGGAATCGGGAAGATTATTTGTGACAATGCAAACCGATAAACTGATTCATTCCAATATTCAGTTTACTGTAAAATCCGGTGATTTCAGAGAAACGGTGATTTTGCCTGTGAATGTTGAAGAAAAAGGGTTTCCACATTATTTTTCGATCATCAACAATAAAAACGAAACCTACAAAATTGATGTTCCGGAATATGTGAACGGAAGTTTTATGTCTTCATATTATGTGTATCAAAATTCTGCTTTGCAGATGTTTGAAGATCTGGAAAGACTTAAAAGAGAACCTCATGGCTGTTTTGAACAGCTTTCTTCAACAGTTTATCCGAATATTTTTATTCTCGATTATTTAAAATCAACCAAAAAAATTGATGCTGATACTGAGTCTAAAGTGATGAGAAACTTGAAAAAAGGGTATCAGAAAATGCTTTCCTATAAAAATAGAGATGGCGGTTTCTCTTATTTTGGGTCGACGGATTCTGATGTTGCACTTTCTGCCTTTGCTTTGTTGGAATTCAGAGATCTGAAAAAATATGTGAATGTTGATGCGAAATTAATTCAGAATTTAAGCTCATTTATTTTGTCTAAAAAAGATGCAAACGGCCTGTTTGAAGTGAGAAAAAGCTACGAAATGAGAACTTCATATTCAGAATATTCATGGTCGAGAAATATGTATGTTTTGTATGCTTTATCGAAACTTGGTTATAAAAATGAACTGCTTCAAAACTATGACTACAGCCTGAAAAGAGTTATGGCGACAAAAGATTCTTACCAATTGGCATTGATGGCAAATACGGCGAAAAATTTAGATAAAACTGAAGATTACAGCACTTTACTTACAATCCTGAACAAACAGTATGCAGCCAAAAATGTCAAAACTAAAACTACGTTCACTGGTTCGGGAGGTATTTCTGCCAGTGCCGAAACGCTTTCGCTTTACCTGATGGCTTTACAGAAAAATGAATCTGCCAATCAGTTAAAAATCGCTGAAGTTGCCGATGAATTAATTAATTACAACGGGTATTACGGATTTGGCTCTACACAGGCAACCGCTTTGGCCTTGGAATCACTTTCAGGTTTTTTTGCCAAAAATGAAAAATTATTTGGAACTGAAAAACCGGTCATTAAAGTAAATGGTGCTGTTGTTTCAGACAAAAATATCAGCTTTTCATCGGCTTTCAGAAAAGGAGAAAATGATTTGAAAGTGGAA
It includes:
- a CDS encoding RNA polymerase sigma factor; protein product: MENQLLIECQRNDRNAQRKIYEKMAGKLYSVCKRYLKNDEDIEEVLADTFYKIFTKLNQLHNPEIFEAWAKKIAVNECLQKLRSMKALHISLEDDFVESKDAPTDSISFEKDILKLLNFLPEGCRAIFNLFAIEGYPHKEIATMLSITEGTSKSQLNFARKKLQELLVNHNI
- a CDS encoding vWA domain-containing protein; this translates as MENNHDIDKKFNEASQSLEEPATFNGFDKVWAKVEEKLDQKENKKRIVPIMFPYGIAASLIIGLGAFYFIEKNEKSQIERPAIATNTVVPEVKSNVQTTDSLIKSNIEKELSSQKEIQKPEVVAYENALPAQIPVLSPPELPRHSSDLAYEKIAEAPVIANVITENDVREVLVTGALGLKKRQDVIVSSNAIVDDSYINKSNNSNTYSTLSSKATGIAINSSGKRKKSKNDSNYTLQPQVNQIAGNEKGYFDKTPYNNNVINSLRGSVGGLEINSGFNQNITIRGAGTLSGGNQPIYVVNGAVQTGNVLNKINPKSIESIQVLKDASATALYGSRAANGVVVVTTKKLSRKEKKAFKKLQKVQDSINRARQIQQQNSEEYDAFVENPFELTKNQSVSTFSVDVDKAAYSNIRRMINNGEYVNKNAVRIEEMINYFKYSYPQPKNNQPFSINTEYNDSPWNSQHKLLKIGLQGKDLPMEKLPNSNFVFLIDVSGSMNAANKLPLLKSSFKVLLDQLRPTDKVGIVVYAGSAGMVLPPTSANEKNKIIEALDQLEAGGSTAGGAGIELAYKLAQENFIKGGNNRVIIATDGDFNVGTSSTGDLQTLIEDKRKSGVFLTCLGFGMGNFKDNRMETLANKGNGNYAYIDNLQEANKFLGKEFAGNMYAIAKDVKIQIEFNPKYVKSYRLIGYENRKLKNEDFTNDKIDAGELGSGHTVTALYEVIPIDVKSEFLPKESDLKYTKNTNDGNFSDELATVKFRYKKPDGDTSSEIVQVVKNSNESFSSASEDFKFASAVAWFGLVLRNSDLIKNKDLKEVEKLAKKGSGNDDEGYRAEFVRLVEAYRNLNR
- a CDS encoding TonB-dependent receptor; translated protein: MMKKIYLFLPFLATQFLFAQSSQQYYSGIFLAKDKKPKAFLKVFNKNTGVYEETDEEGFAIIQAQKYDTLVWNNGKNTQVVYGVQELKYILENRVPLKSVEALKSKDYDSLITKPKSDEYSISKPDYYLSKNLDSYFDKIRKLKQKNGDTIKIKKQEQNKLIINGSFNTSFEVRNRNSIPQTQNRYVQGRSQSGNLIWRGPETNEIFSYGPDISTLAYNFQPYDYDVNGQLIPVSGGVNAARPYDNSLFSTTVGFHNQLQINTFIKGDGYNEKVRLSMDLGQHKNQTYFISQYDINNTFKAKLNAYVLKFKIQALFDLDETKATNTNRAALFNRAYQESLLTPVSFSNQQGGFLTNGQKRSYSQLGDNPEFLFAQNNRYNFLSNQKKYSFNISRKFDDFNFSVSQTYENDKFSNSDIYKPTTNGFLGGLINERLQNNDLYNANVSANYSFGDYDFRSTFNLNFILNERKSDVFHSSQNQKYLYQRSSQDYIFNYDLKFDDGDFEFGANIGNSFYVSNTSLNNKFWLPKANGFVQFNDIFDWRGTRLKLFGAYTHQSSEPDITNSFSSYSTTQFLAQNASQYFPIREVESFKNFSTVDIAETKAGFNFNIYSRFNFGGEYFSRKIINDIFPVFENNRLLLKNLADHTYSGVELNASYENFRIAEDFTMTNRASFYKYRDVVDKVASGYNNLAVAGFQDVYKTLTEGEILGAVVGNYYETNAAGQTLIDDFGFPVASNTKKIIADPTPDFVMKFTHTFNYKMFTLDINWEWKKGGQLWNGTQAVLDYYGRSKTSGDDRNLKNYVFSGVNLNGTVNQIPVDFYDPNLTVFENRWTRYGYTGVAENYVQNADYVRINSVSLGAKFDVGSFRRSLGVSLFVNNIMLWQANSGADPSQNFYDLDSGRGLDFFNLPSYKSFGCMVSFQF
- a CDS encoding TonB-dependent receptor plug domain-containing protein yields the protein MKKRFTQYISLLILVLISLNLNAQQKFSDFKKEKTYIQTNHVFYKPDEEMYFKIYVVQAENQLPADQSKVVNFEMTDPSGTVVKKDKYEIKNGHAEGYFYFGNEMKGGIYKLRAFTNWMQNENGKNVFEKEITLQKIVSPRILMKLDFPKKGYGAGDEVLADFSMRSLSNLPIPFYEASFTVTHQGEKINEGTLITDKEGKYLLKFKLPGVLKSSDALLNIKVDFDGFTESISRNIPIVLNNLDLKFMPEGGTFINGIEQNIAFKVLDEFEKPVDAVLGIYNQDHQKILEVSAYNFGMGSFNLNPKNDETYYAKVLKPENISQIYPLPTAKNDGIVLNLKKENQIISLNIISTSERNVLISGNFREKEIYSKNLSLKKGLNQVEISEKELPIGICRFTVSENKIPLAERIVFANENKQMKVKVTPVKKNYLPREKAVVNIETTDENNQPIPANLAVSVVDDKLWTYADDKQNHIQSWLLMDSELKGKIERPQFYFDKNEEKATKSLDLIMLTNGYRYFEIIPEVEKSGKYKYLPEKKNPIYGIVEDENKKPVAAEVYLFNGKSLKKQITSDNGLFYFSDLNAGEGNRVIAKALKQKKEVKIRFLSYKLQLNPLEKQILKNIDVEEIIKEAEIKEKPKTNAQSVESLNKNKAYVNSRADTISKETRIEEVVYVGAISRKTEQTSAVQTVWSDEINSSNTISAVSGRVSGIRISESATPGISTQSIVIRGAATIGSQNEPLYIIDGVVSNSAELKALNPKNISDISILKDAAATSVYGSSGMSGVVIINSKKYQNALLKFDITPKSQYALKNVPRDSLTNYAYSRNFAYPEYKTTNTAYRHDYREALYWNPIVETDKNGKAQIEFYQSDANSAFRIMTEGISAKGLIGRDETTYSAQSLISIDAKIPQYLTRTDQMTIPVVIKNNSSETRTLTMNVIVQNHINVMRTDSLITLKPLESGRLFVTMQTDKLIHSNIQFTVKSGDFRETVILPVNVEEKGFPHYFSIINNKNETYKIDVPEYVNGSFMSSYYVYQNSALQMFEDLERLKREPHGCFEQLSSTVYPNIFILDYLKSTKKIDADTESKVMRNLKKGYQKMLSYKNRDGGFSYFGSTDSDVALSAFALLEFRDLKKYVNVDAKLIQNLSSFILSKKDANGLFEVRKSYEMRTSYSEYSWSRNMYVLYALSKLGYKNELLQNYDYSLKRVMATKDSYQLALMANTAKNLDKTEDYSTLLTILNKQYAAKNVKTKTTFTGSGGISASAETLSLYLMALQKNESANQLKIAEVADELINYNGYYGFGSTQATALALESLSGFFAKNEKLFGTEKPVIKVNGAVVSDKNISFSSAFRKGENDLKVEYPGKKGLPFKLDYQYYTLEPPKSVDIPVTLETKLKSQTSKVGETNRMTVVVKNKINGDLPMTTAKIGIPAGLTLQNALLKDMVDKKQVSYYEIFDNYLVLYWEHLDANETKTINLDLKVQFAGEYTGKASNVYLYYMPEAKFWNQGLQAKIAP